From a region of the Sphingopyxis sp. YR583 genome:
- a CDS encoding error-prone DNA polymerase, producing the protein MSGELANPDPESGFAELVAATNYSFLRGASHPAEMVAEAIALGMTGIGIADRNSVAGVVRAWAFLKEQQVKNPEMVEGFQLVVGARLAFADGTPDIVAYPVNREGWGRLTRLLSTGNLRAQKGDCILELGDLLDHCDDLLLIAMESDKALLRTLKRRRPKSVWLAATMPQSGADARRLAELQRLSTATGVPLLATNDALYATKAQRPLHDIITCIREGTTVSKAGKLLRANGERYLKAPAEMKRLFDGYSKAIGQSAKLLARIRFDLEDLRYEYPHEPVPPGWKPFNYLHHLVKTAAEKRYGTPLPTKVRALVGNELRLIRRRSYVYYFLTVHDLVRFARNQKPPILCQGRGSAANSIVCFLLGVTSVDPIEHKLLFSRFISAERDEPPDIDVDFEHERREEVIQHIYERYGQDRAAIAATVIHYRPRSTIREVGKALGLSEDVTARLADTSWGNWGNEVPVERLVEAGLNPHNGEIERLHRFVSELLKAPRHLSQHVGGFVLTEGRLDELVPIHNAAMEKRTFIEWDKDDIDALGLMKVDVLALGMLTCIRKCYDLMREHGLGDHTLELDIDCKDEAVYKMLQRGDSIGVFQVESRAQINMLPRLKPKVFYDLVVQVAIVRPGPIEGDMVHPYLRRRNGEEEVEYPSPAPPHDPDELREVLGDTFGVPLFQEQAMKLAMVAADFSPEEANGLRRAMATFRNVGTIDNFEEKMVEGMVARGYERSFAQRCYSQIEGFGSYGFPESHAQSFARLVYVSSWIKHYHPAVFACGILNSQPMGFYAPAQLVRDAREHGVEVREVDVNASHWDNSLERKDDGNLALRLGFRQVDGFREEWATQIVAARATPFASIEELARRANLPSRALRLLADADACRSMGLERRPALWDARRVRQGVLPLFGAAETDELGAEEDAALPPTPLVEHVLTDYQTTRLSLKGHPMAFLRRDFEREGVLSASQVAAAKNGSIVRTAGVVLIRQRPGKGNAIFITLEDEGGVVNILLWARHFERYRRAVMASRLMLAEGEVQRSKEGVIHLMATQIVDRTAMLDTLGSDWRFEPDVCRADEVKHPQLPRGYSAKHGHPRDVRILPKSRDFH; encoded by the coding sequence ATGAGCGGCGAGCTTGCCAATCCCGACCCCGAATCCGGCTTCGCCGAACTGGTCGCCGCGACCAATTACAGCTTCTTGCGCGGCGCCTCGCATCCCGCCGAGATGGTGGCGGAAGCAATCGCACTCGGCATGACAGGCATCGGCATCGCCGACCGCAACAGCGTCGCGGGGGTGGTGCGGGCGTGGGCGTTCCTGAAGGAGCAACAGGTCAAGAACCCTGAGATGGTGGAAGGCTTCCAGCTTGTCGTCGGCGCCCGGCTCGCCTTCGCGGACGGTACACCCGACATCGTCGCTTACCCCGTCAATCGCGAAGGCTGGGGCCGTCTGACGCGTCTTCTCTCAACCGGAAACTTGCGGGCGCAAAAGGGCGACTGCATCCTCGAACTGGGCGATCTGCTCGATCATTGCGACGATCTGCTTCTCATCGCGATGGAAAGCGACAAGGCATTGCTCCGTACCCTCAAGCGCCGGCGCCCCAAGTCGGTCTGGCTGGCAGCCACGATGCCGCAATCAGGCGCAGACGCGCGCCGACTAGCCGAACTCCAACGCCTGTCGACAGCGACCGGGGTGCCGCTGCTGGCTACCAACGACGCGCTGTACGCAACCAAAGCACAGCGCCCGTTGCACGACATCATCACCTGCATCCGTGAAGGTACGACGGTCTCGAAGGCCGGCAAGCTGCTCCGCGCCAATGGCGAGCGCTATCTGAAGGCCCCCGCGGAGATGAAACGGCTTTTCGACGGCTATTCCAAAGCGATCGGGCAAAGCGCCAAGCTGCTCGCCCGTATCCGGTTCGACCTCGAAGACCTGCGATACGAATATCCGCATGAACCGGTCCCGCCAGGCTGGAAGCCCTTCAACTATCTCCATCATCTGGTGAAGACCGCGGCGGAGAAGCGCTACGGCACCCCCCTCCCTACAAAGGTCCGTGCCTTGGTTGGCAACGAACTTCGGCTGATCAGAAGGAGGAGCTATGTCTATTATTTTCTGACCGTCCATGACCTCGTGCGCTTCGCCCGCAACCAAAAGCCACCCATTCTTTGCCAAGGTCGCGGATCCGCAGCGAATTCGATCGTCTGCTTTCTGCTCGGAGTCACCTCGGTCGATCCCATCGAGCATAAGCTGCTTTTTTCGCGTTTCATTTCGGCCGAACGGGACGAGCCTCCCGATATCGATGTCGACTTCGAGCATGAGCGGCGCGAAGAAGTGATCCAACATATTTATGAACGCTATGGTCAAGATCGCGCCGCGATTGCCGCGACGGTCATCCATTATCGCCCTCGCAGCACGATCCGCGAGGTAGGCAAGGCGCTGGGGCTAAGCGAGGATGTCACCGCGCGGCTTGCCGATACGAGCTGGGGAAACTGGGGCAATGAGGTTCCGGTCGAGCGCCTCGTCGAGGCCGGACTCAATCCGCATAATGGCGAGATCGAGCGTTTGCATCGCTTTGTCAGCGAACTGCTCAAAGCCCCCCGCCACCTGTCCCAGCATGTCGGTGGTTTTGTGCTCACCGAGGGGCGGCTCGACGAGTTGGTCCCAATTCACAATGCAGCGATGGAGAAGCGGACTTTCATCGAATGGGATAAGGACGACATCGACGCGCTCGGGTTAATGAAGGTCGATGTGCTCGCTCTCGGCATGCTGACCTGCATCCGCAAATGTTACGATCTGATGCGCGAGCATGGGCTAGGCGACCACACGCTCGAGTTGGACATCGATTGCAAGGACGAAGCCGTCTACAAAATGCTCCAGCGCGGCGACAGTATCGGTGTGTTCCAGGTTGAAAGCCGAGCACAGATCAACATGTTGCCGCGACTGAAACCAAAAGTCTTCTACGATTTGGTGGTGCAGGTTGCTATCGTCCGCCCCGGCCCCATCGAGGGAGATATGGTTCATCCCTATCTGCGTCGGCGTAACGGGGAAGAAGAGGTGGAATATCCTTCTCCTGCACCTCCCCATGATCCAGATGAGCTGCGTGAAGTCCTAGGAGACACCTTCGGCGTCCCGCTATTTCAGGAACAGGCAATGAAGCTGGCAATGGTTGCGGCAGACTTCTCTCCCGAGGAAGCGAACGGGTTACGGCGCGCCATGGCAACCTTCCGCAATGTCGGTACCATTGATAATTTCGAAGAAAAGATGGTCGAAGGCATGGTGGCACGAGGATATGAGCGTAGCTTCGCTCAACGCTGCTACAGTCAGATCGAAGGCTTCGGCAGCTATGGCTTTCCCGAAAGCCATGCCCAGTCCTTCGCGCGGCTCGTCTATGTCTCCTCATGGATCAAGCATTACCACCCCGCGGTCTTCGCGTGCGGCATCCTAAATTCGCAGCCGATGGGCTTCTACGCCCCCGCGCAGCTCGTGCGCGATGCGCGCGAGCATGGCGTCGAGGTGCGCGAGGTCGATGTGAATGCAAGCCATTGGGACAACAGCCTTGAGCGGAAGGACGATGGCAATCTCGCGCTGCGGCTCGGCTTCCGGCAAGTCGATGGGTTCCGCGAGGAATGGGCGACACAGATCGTTGCGGCGCGCGCCACGCCCTTCGCCTCGATCGAGGAACTCGCACGCCGCGCCAATCTACCCTCACGCGCGCTGCGCCTGCTCGCCGACGCCGATGCGTGCCGGTCGATGGGGCTCGAGCGGCGGCCGGCACTGTGGGATGCAAGGCGCGTTCGGCAAGGCGTGCTGCCGCTGTTCGGGGCGGCCGAAACCGACGAGCTTGGCGCCGAAGAGGATGCCGCATTGCCGCCGACGCCGCTGGTTGAGCATGTGCTGACCGATTATCAGACGACGCGGCTGTCGCTGAAAGGCCATCCGATGGCGTTCCTGCGCCGCGATTTCGAGCGCGAAGGTGTTTTGAGCGCGTCGCAGGTCGCCGCCGCGAAGAACGGATCGATCGTCCGCACTGCAGGTGTCGTGCTGATCCGCCAGCGCCCCGGAAAGGGCAATGCGATCTTCATCACGCTTGAGGACGAGGGCGGGGTCGTCAACATCCTGCTGTGGGCGCGCCACTTCGAACGCTATCGCCGTGCCGTCATGGCGTCACGGTTGATGCTCGCCGAGGGCGAGGTCCAGCGGAGCAAGGAGGGCGTGATCCACCTGATGGCGACGCAGATCGTCGATCGCACCGCAATGCTCGACACGCTGGGCAGCGACTGGCGTTTCGAACCCGACGTCTGCCGCGCCGACGAGGTAAAGCATCCGCAGTTGCCGCGCGGGTATTCGGCAAAGCACGGCCATCCGCGTGACGTCCGCATCCTGCCCAAGTCGCGGGATTTTCATTAG
- a CDS encoding efflux transporter outer membrane subunit, protein MIRVPSLLMISTLALAGCSLAPKTVLPATPVPQSWPVGDAYLLQSETALPILSYKNVFTDPRLQALTDRALANNRDLRVAYANVAAARAQVRVTRSGQFPELGINAGAGYSDSSGSGNGSGDFSLRGGITAFELDLFGRLANATEADRNRALGTEAASRTVRLALIANLADAWASYGADRDLLKIAEDTAANARENVRLTRARLDGGVAPRTDLRQAEQILATAEDSIAQQRTALAQDENLIRLLVGGDIDRAFLPASLTEVTTSIVSLPAGVSSEILLRRPDVIEAEYGLRAANADIGVARARLFPSISLTGLLGFASNALSSLFDSGSFSWSAGGDATATIFDAGGRRAGVAVSEAQRDAALAGYEGAIQTAFREVADALAVQGTISERVRAAAANSSAAADTATLTDARYKGGVDSFLSSLDAQRSLYSARRSEIGTQLLLAQTRIALFRALGGDSGAGTESAAR, encoded by the coding sequence ATGATCCGCGTCCCTTCCCTGCTGATGATAAGCACGCTCGCGCTGGCGGGTTGTTCGCTCGCTCCGAAAACGGTGCTACCCGCGACGCCCGTCCCGCAAAGCTGGCCAGTCGGCGACGCCTATCTGTTGCAGAGCGAGACGGCGTTGCCGATCCTCTCGTACAAAAATGTCTTCACCGACCCGCGGCTGCAGGCGCTGACCGATCGGGCGCTCGCGAACAACCGCGACCTCCGCGTTGCCTATGCCAATGTCGCCGCGGCGCGCGCGCAGGTTCGCGTTACGCGATCGGGGCAATTCCCCGAACTCGGGATCAATGCTGGCGCGGGCTATTCGGATTCGAGCGGAAGCGGGAACGGCAGCGGCGATTTTTCGCTCCGCGGCGGTATTACAGCTTTCGAACTCGACCTGTTCGGCCGCCTTGCCAATGCGACCGAGGCCGATCGCAACCGCGCGCTCGGCACCGAGGCGGCCTCGCGCACGGTGCGGCTCGCACTGATCGCCAACCTCGCCGACGCATGGGCGAGCTATGGCGCCGACCGCGACCTGCTGAAAATCGCTGAGGACACCGCCGCCAATGCACGCGAAAATGTCCGGCTGACCAGGGCCCGCCTCGACGGCGGCGTCGCACCGCGCACCGACCTCAGACAGGCCGAACAGATTCTCGCAACGGCCGAGGATTCGATCGCGCAGCAGAGAACCGCGCTCGCGCAGGACGAGAATCTGATCCGCCTGCTCGTCGGCGGGGATATCGACCGCGCGTTCTTGCCCGCAAGCCTGACCGAGGTGACGACGTCGATCGTCTCGCTGCCCGCCGGGGTCAGCTCGGAAATCCTGCTGCGCCGCCCCGATGTGATCGAGGCCGAATATGGCCTGCGCGCCGCCAATGCCGATATCGGCGTCGCGCGCGCGCGGCTCTTCCCGTCGATCTCGCTTACTGGACTGCTCGGCTTTGCGAGCAATGCGCTCTCGAGCCTGTTCGACAGCGGCTCGTTCAGCTGGTCGGCGGGCGGCGATGCGACGGCGACGATCTTCGACGCCGGCGGCCGCCGCGCGGGCGTCGCGGTCAGCGAAGCGCAGCGCGACGCCGCGCTCGCAGGCTATGAAGGCGCGATCCAGACCGCGTTCCGCGAGGTCGCCGACGCGCTTGCGGTGCAGGGAACGATATCCGAACGCGTGCGCGCCGCTGCGGCGAACAGCTCGGCCGCTGCCGATACCGCAACGCTCACCGATGCACGGTACAAGGGCGGCGTCGACAGCTTCCTCTCCAGCCTCGATGCCCAGCGCAGCCTCTATTCGGCGCGGCGGAGCGAGATCGGGACGCAGCTTCTGCTTGCCCAGACGCGAATCGCCCTGTTCCGGGCGCTCGGCGGCGACAGCGGCGCGGGAACCGAATCGGCAGCTCGCTAA
- a CDS encoding efflux RND transporter permease subunit, which yields MSRLFINRPIFAWVLAIIVMLGGIGALFALPIEQYPDIAPAQVNIRATYPGASAETIENSVTQVLEQQLTGIDGLLYFSSQSSSRGQANITAIFEKGTDPDIAQVQVQNKIQSAVSRLPQQVQAQGIRVTKSNSDTLLLVGVYDSTDTRVNQDVSDYMASNIQDPLSRVEGVGEVNIFGAPHAMRIWLNPQRLAAVSLMPSDVISAITAQNSEVAAGDVGGLPSPQGQMLNATVTAQSRMQTVPEFENIVLKTLPDGSTVRIKDVARVEIGAESYAVVSRINGHPGAGMSISLSPGSDALETADRVKARMRELAADFPDGLTYSYANDSTEFIKLSVSEVQKSLFEAILLVILVMFVFLQSWRAVLIPAIAVPVVLLGTFAIFYMLGFSINTLTLFGLTLAIGLLVDDAIVVVENVERLMEENPGMSAREATIQSMQELQVALIAIALVLSAVFMPMAFFGGSTGVIYRQFSVTIVSAMALSVLVALILSPALTSTLLKPKNHSDTSTESGRFPRVYAFFERAKNGFNTRFDHMVERYVGSVTKVVDRKWLFLGIYAILLVALAFLFLRLPSGFLPNEDQGRVQVQFRLPAGATQGRTLEVRDAIEKYMLTSEKANTQALFLIAGGGGGAAAGQNTGQGFVNLTHWDNRPGKENTADAIAERARKALSGLRDAQIFALVPGAVRGLGDSSGFTMQFQNRGGMSRAEFADARDRLLAMANENPKLTSVRLSDLPDVATLKIDVDTQRLTAYGINNADVNSTLATAWGGRYVNDFIDKGRVKRVYVQGDAPFRARPEDLGQWFVRSADGEMSPFSAFAKTGWSTTPSSSSRFQGVPAFEISGQPSPGTSSGEAMDEMERMAGEIPGTSVAWSGSSYQERLSSGQAPLLYGLSLLVVFLCLAALYESWSVPLAVILVIPLGLIGAVFAVNLRGLENDVYLQIGLLTTMGLAAKNAILMIEFAEQEERKGKRVIEAAIAAARIRLRPILMTSFAFIFGVLPLAIATGAGANSRVAIGTSVIGGMLTAAFLAIFFIPLFFVLVRRGVRDGLAAMRARFGKKKDGNEGVAEIPA from the coding sequence ATGTCGCGCCTTTTCATCAACCGGCCGATCTTTGCCTGGGTGCTGGCGATCATCGTCATGCTGGGCGGCATCGGGGCGCTGTTCGCCCTGCCGATCGAACAATATCCCGACATCGCCCCGGCACAGGTCAATATCCGCGCGACCTATCCGGGTGCATCGGCCGAGACGATCGAGAACAGCGTCACGCAGGTACTCGAACAGCAGCTGACGGGGATCGACGGCCTGCTCTATTTCAGCTCGCAGTCGAGTTCGCGAGGGCAGGCGAATATCACTGCGATCTTCGAAAAGGGCACCGATCCCGACATCGCGCAGGTGCAGGTCCAGAACAAGATCCAGTCGGCGGTCTCTCGGTTGCCGCAACAGGTGCAGGCGCAAGGCATTCGCGTCACCAAATCGAACTCGGACACGCTGCTGCTCGTCGGCGTTTATGACTCGACCGACACGCGCGTGAACCAGGACGTGTCCGACTATATGGCGTCGAACATCCAGGATCCGCTGTCGCGCGTCGAAGGGGTTGGTGAGGTCAATATCTTCGGCGCGCCGCACGCGATGCGCATCTGGCTCAACCCGCAGCGGCTCGCAGCGGTGTCGCTGATGCCGAGCGACGTGATTTCGGCGATCACCGCACAGAACAGCGAAGTGGCCGCGGGTGACGTCGGCGGCCTGCCGTCGCCGCAGGGGCAGATGCTCAATGCGACCGTCACCGCGCAATCGCGGATGCAGACGGTGCCCGAGTTCGAAAATATCGTGCTGAAGACGCTGCCCGACGGGTCGACGGTGCGGATCAAGGATGTCGCGCGCGTCGAGATCGGGGCCGAAAGCTATGCCGTCGTCAGCCGGATCAACGGCCATCCGGGCGCGGGCATGTCGATCTCGCTGTCACCGGGATCGGACGCGCTCGAGACCGCCGACCGGGTCAAGGCGCGCATGAGAGAACTCGCGGCCGATTTCCCCGACGGCCTGACCTACAGCTACGCGAACGATTCGACCGAATTCATCAAGCTGTCGGTCAGCGAAGTTCAGAAGTCGCTGTTCGAAGCCATCCTGCTCGTCATTCTGGTCATGTTCGTCTTTCTGCAGAGCTGGCGCGCGGTGCTGATCCCCGCGATCGCGGTTCCCGTCGTGCTGCTCGGCACGTTCGCGATCTTCTATATGCTGGGATTCAGCATCAACACGCTCACTCTGTTCGGGCTGACGCTCGCGATCGGCCTGCTCGTCGACGATGCGATCGTCGTGGTCGAGAATGTCGAGCGATTGATGGAAGAAAATCCCGGCATGTCGGCGCGCGAGGCGACGATCCAGTCGATGCAGGAACTGCAGGTCGCGCTGATCGCCATCGCGCTCGTGCTGTCGGCTGTGTTCATGCCGATGGCTTTCTTCGGCGGGTCGACCGGCGTCATCTATCGCCAATTCTCGGTCACCATCGTCTCCGCGATGGCGCTGTCGGTGCTCGTCGCCCTGATCCTGAGCCCAGCACTCACCTCGACCCTGCTCAAGCCGAAGAATCATAGCGACACATCCACGGAAAGTGGCCGCTTCCCGCGCGTCTATGCCTTTTTCGAACGCGCCAAGAACGGCTTCAACACCCGTTTCGACCATATGGTCGAACGCTATGTCGGCAGCGTCACCAAAGTCGTTGACCGCAAATGGCTGTTCCTCGGTATTTACGCGATCCTGCTCGTGGCGCTCGCCTTCCTCTTCCTCCGTCTGCCGAGTGGCTTCCTGCCCAATGAGGATCAGGGGCGCGTACAGGTCCAGTTCCGCCTGCCCGCAGGCGCGACGCAGGGCCGCACGCTCGAAGTGCGCGACGCGATCGAAAAATATATGCTGACGTCGGAAAAGGCGAACACGCAGGCGCTGTTCCTGATCGCGGGCGGCGGCGGCGGCGCGGCGGCGGGGCAGAATACCGGCCAAGGCTTCGTCAACCTCACCCATTGGGACAATCGACCGGGCAAGGAAAATACCGCCGACGCGATCGCCGAACGCGCGCGCAAGGCACTGAGCGGCCTTCGCGATGCCCAGATTTTTGCGCTCGTACCCGGTGCGGTGCGCGGCCTGGGCGATTCGTCGGGCTTTACGATGCAGTTCCAGAACCGCGGCGGGATGAGCCGCGCCGAGTTCGCCGATGCGCGCGACAGGCTGCTTGCGATGGCGAATGAAAATCCCAAGCTCACGTCGGTACGGCTCTCCGACCTTCCCGACGTCGCCACGCTGAAGATCGACGTCGATACGCAGCGGCTGACCGCCTATGGCATTAACAATGCCGATGTGAATTCAACACTCGCGACCGCATGGGGCGGCCGTTACGTCAACGACTTCATCGACAAGGGGCGCGTCAAGCGCGTCTATGTCCAGGGCGACGCTCCCTTTCGCGCGCGTCCGGAAGATCTTGGCCAATGGTTTGTCCGCTCGGCCGATGGCGAGATGTCGCCTTTCTCTGCTTTTGCCAAGACCGGCTGGTCGACGACCCCAAGCAGCAGTTCGCGCTTTCAGGGGGTGCCCGCATTCGAAATCTCGGGCCAGCCCTCGCCGGGCACCAGTTCGGGCGAAGCGATGGACGAGATGGAACGGATGGCAGGGGAAATTCCCGGAACCAGCGTCGCCTGGTCAGGCTCATCCTATCAGGAACGCCTCTCCTCCGGGCAGGCGCCACTACTTTATGGCCTGTCGTTGCTCGTCGTCTTTCTCTGTCTCGCGGCGCTCTATGAAAGCTGGTCGGTTCCCCTCGCGGTGATCCTCGTCATCCCCCTTGGCCTGATCGGCGCAGTGTTCGCCGTGAATTTGCGCGGGCTGGAAAATGACGTCTATCTCCAGATCGGCCTGCTCACGACGATGGGGCTCGCAGCAAAGAATGCGATCCTGATGATCGAATTCGCCGAGCAGGAAGAACGCAAGGGCAAGCGCGTGATCGAGGCGGCGATCGCCGCGGCGCGCATCCGCCTGCGCCCGATCCTGATGACAAGCTTCGCCTTCATCTTCGGCGTGCTGCCGCTCGCGATCGCGACCGGCGCGGGCGCGAACAGCCGCGTCGCGATCGGCACTTCGGTCATCGGCGGCATGCTCACCGCCGCCTTCCTCGCAATCTTCTTCATCCCGCTCTTCTTCGTGCTCGTCCGCCGCGGCGTGCGCGATGGCCTCGCCGCGATGCGGGCGCGCTTCGGCAAGAAAAAAGACGGCAATGAAGGCGTTGCGGAGATTCCGGCATGA
- a CDS encoding ImuA family protein — MRDSSPILAGLRQSIARMTADGGFESRPAEGWLGSGDARFDAALGGGLAVGRTHEFFAADALDATSAAAFAALVALRTPGKAPLIWLRTTDAGKRTGHIYAPGIAELGGDPDRLLIVEAADPKMLLACANDAIRCAGSAAVIVESWGKFPLLDLTAGRRLTLGARDAGTTLLMLRLNAAPTPSVAETRWNVAAAASHALEANAPGTPAFDLELLRWRGGPAGTRWRLDWNHDEKCFGSIPGETALSGALLPLPAHRAVASHGAAAA; from the coding sequence ATGCGCGATTCGTCTCCCATACTCGCCGGGCTGCGCCAGAGCATCGCCCGGATGACCGCCGATGGCGGTTTCGAAAGCCGCCCGGCTGAGGGCTGGCTGGGAAGCGGCGACGCGCGTTTCGACGCCGCGCTCGGAGGGGGACTCGCAGTCGGGCGCACCCATGAATTTTTCGCCGCCGACGCGCTCGACGCGACGAGCGCCGCGGCTTTTGCCGCGCTTGTCGCGCTCCGCACGCCGGGCAAAGCGCCGCTGATCTGGCTGCGCACCACCGATGCCGGCAAACGCACCGGACATATCTATGCCCCCGGTATTGCCGAACTCGGCGGCGACCCCGACCGGCTGCTGATCGTCGAGGCCGCCGATCCGAAAATGCTGCTCGCCTGCGCGAATGACGCGATCCGCTGTGCGGGGTCGGCGGCGGTGATCGTCGAAAGCTGGGGCAAATTCCCTTTGCTAGACCTCACCGCCGGACGCCGCCTCACTCTCGGCGCGCGCGATGCAGGCACCACATTGCTGATGCTCCGGCTGAACGCCGCACCGACGCCAAGCGTCGCCGAGACGCGCTGGAATGTCGCCGCCGCCGCCTCGCACGCCCTCGAAGCAAACGCCCCCGGTACGCCTGCCTTCGACCTCGAACTGCTGCGCTGGCGCGGCGGGCCTGCCGGGACACGCTGGCGACTGGACTGGAACCATGACGAAAAATGCTTCGGGTCAATCCCTGGCGAAACGGCGCTATCTGGCGCTCTTCTTCCCCTTCCTGCCCACAGAGCGGTGGCTTCGCACGGCGCCGCGGCCGCCTGA
- a CDS encoding Y-family DNA polymerase produces the protein MTKNASGQSLAKRRYLALFFPFLPTERWLRTAPRPPDAPLVFAEKQRGAMRIASVDAAALAIGLRPGMPLADARAQVGELAVVPHDPVLDQEWLDRLAQGCARYSPLVALDAPDGLILDIAGTEHLYGGEADLVADAEMRLAQLGISLRHALGPTAHAARALARYQTRPAADEAQAVRRLPVAALELEAEATTALVRAGLKSIGDLASRPMANIAARFGTDAAMALRRLLGDAPSPLDPRIALPPVVTERRFAEPLGSTAHATKVLAELVSEAIEDLNERGKGGRHFRATFFRSDGLARSIAIETGHPTRDTGLVMRLFAERMDSLADPLDPGFGFDMIRLSVPRLEALGASQLKLEGGAVKDAAIDELADRLATRLGRGRVRRLRPVDTHIPEQAQLELPAVDAPTPSPWQTPEPGEPPTRPFHLFDPPQPIEVIAEVPDGPPHQFRWRRQAHAVRRYEGPERIAAEWWRRRDNGGLTRDYYRVEDAQGRRFWLFRHGLYDEKPDPRWYIHGVFA, from the coding sequence ATGACGAAAAATGCTTCGGGTCAATCCCTGGCGAAACGGCGCTATCTGGCGCTCTTCTTCCCCTTCCTGCCCACAGAGCGGTGGCTTCGCACGGCGCCGCGGCCGCCTGACGCCCCGCTCGTCTTCGCGGAAAAGCAGCGCGGCGCAATGCGGATCGCGAGCGTCGACGCGGCGGCGCTGGCGATCGGATTGCGCCCCGGCATGCCGCTCGCCGATGCCCGTGCGCAGGTCGGCGAGCTGGCCGTCGTTCCGCACGACCCTGTGCTCGACCAAGAGTGGCTCGACCGGCTCGCGCAGGGCTGCGCACGCTATTCTCCCCTTGTCGCGCTCGACGCGCCCGACGGACTGATCCTCGACATCGCAGGAACCGAGCATCTGTACGGCGGCGAAGCCGACCTCGTGGCCGATGCCGAAATGCGCCTCGCACAGCTCGGCATAAGTTTGCGCCATGCCCTTGGTCCGACCGCCCACGCCGCACGCGCGCTCGCGCGCTACCAGACGCGCCCCGCCGCCGATGAAGCGCAAGCGGTCCGCCGCCTGCCCGTCGCCGCGCTCGAACTCGAAGCCGAAGCGACGACCGCGCTCGTTCGTGCAGGACTGAAGAGCATCGGCGATCTCGCGAGTCGCCCGATGGCGAATATCGCCGCACGCTTCGGTACCGACGCCGCGATGGCGCTGCGCCGCCTGCTCGGGGATGCACCCAGCCCGCTCGACCCGCGCATCGCGCTGCCACCGGTGGTCACCGAACGCCGCTTCGCCGAACCGCTCGGCAGTACGGCGCATGCGACCAAAGTTCTCGCAGAACTTGTGAGCGAAGCGATCGAAGACCTGAACGAACGCGGCAAGGGCGGACGTCATTTCCGCGCGACCTTCTTTCGCAGCGACGGCCTCGCGCGCAGCATCGCGATCGAAACCGGCCACCCGACGCGCGACACGGGGTTGGTGATGCGCCTGTTCGCCGAGCGTATGGACAGCCTTGCCGACCCACTCGACCCCGGCTTCGGTTTCGACATGATCCGCCTTTCGGTTCCGCGGCTCGAAGCGCTTGGTGCAAGCCAGCTCAAGCTGGAAGGTGGTGCCGTGAAGGACGCCGCAATCGACGAACTCGCCGATCGCCTTGCGACACGGCTGGGCCGCGGCCGGGTGCGGCGGCTCCGCCCCGTCGACACGCATATTCCCGAACAGGCGCAACTCGAACTACCTGCGGTCGACGCGCCGACGCCTTCACCTTGGCAAACGCCCGAACCGGGCGAACCGCCGACGCGGCCCTTTCACCTCTTCGACCCGCCGCAGCCGATCGAGGTGATCGCCGAGGTGCCCGACGGTCCGCCACACCAGTTCCGCTGGCGCCGGCAGGCGCACGCGGTGCGCCGTTATGAAGGCCCCGAGCGCATCGCTGCCGAATGGTGGCGGCGCCGCGACAATGGCGGCCTGACGCGCGACTATTACCGTGTCGAGGATGCGCAGGGCCGCCGCTTCTGGCTCTTCCGCCACGGCCTCTACGACGAAAAGCCCGACCCGCGCTGGTATATCCACGGGGTCTTCGCATGA